Below is a window of Culturomica massiliensis DNA.
ATAATTCTTCAAACAGAATTTTATTGCATAAACGTTCAGATTTGCAGAATGTATTCATAGAAATAAAAGGAGGCCGGGTTTATCCGGCTTCCTTTATTTTATTTTGTTTTCCTTGTTGTATTTCTTGATGAACTCTTCTATTGCCATTGTCATAGAAGGGCATTTGATGGTAGGGGCCTGAATATCGAGACGCAAGCCTGCTGCTTCAACAGCTTCTGCCGTTGCCGGACCGAATGCTGCAATAATCGTCGTATCCTGCACGAAATCCGGAAAATTTTGAAACAAAGAATTAATTCCGGCCGGAGTGTAGAATGCAACAATGTCGTATTCTTTGAGATCTTTAATATCACTTAAATCACTTGCGACCGTTTTGTATAAAATTGCTTTTGTGTATTTCAGGTGCAACTGATCGAGAAGTCCCGGAATATTTTCTTTATGAATATCAGAGAGAGGGACCAGGAAATTTTCTGTCTTGTGTTTCAACAGAATTTTGGTCATATCATCTACTTTTTTATCCCCGTAGAAGATTTTCCGTTTCCGGTAAACAATGTATTTTTGTAAATAAAATGCTGTGGCTTCTGATATACAAAAGTATTTCATCGTATCTGGAACCGTGATACGTAATTCTCCGCAAATTCTGAAAAAGTGATCGATTGCGGTCCGGCTTGTGAATATAATGGCTGTATGGTCCAGAATATTGATTTTTTCCTGTCTGAACTCTTTAGCTGTTACTCCTTCGATTTTTATAAAAGGCCTGAATTCCAGTTTCAGGTTGTATTTTTCTGCTAAATCAAAATAAGGAGATTTTTCAGTGGTCGGTTTAGGTTGTGAAACGAGTACTTTTTTGATCTTCAAAGCTGTAAGTTTTAAATATTAATACTCACTTGTGTTAATACGCCAATAACTTATACAGGATAAGCACAGGTATAACTTCAAGGGCACAAAGGTACAAAATCATATAGAAAATTGAAACCCTGTAGACAAATAATATTTCGACCCACCGGATAAATTTAACAAGATAAAACAATGCTAAACAGATTGTAATGATTTTTAATAATAAGGGGATAGCAAAAATTTTGACGAAAAAGAGTGCAATAATGAACGGCGAGATCAAAAAACCCGCCCATATGTGATACACCCATAAATTGACAATGACTTCTTCTCCTGCATAATGTGCATTGAATGTCCAGGAAATAAATCGTACGATGCAGAGTATGCCGATGTGGTAAAAAAGCAGTATACCGAAAATATAGAAGGCATACTCGAAATCGACTTCCTGATTTATGATGTATGTGACTCCGATTGCTATTGCTGAAAAAGACAATACCAATGCCAGTATATAATAAACCAAATTAGGTATAATGCCGTCATTCAGAATGATTTCGTATTTCTTTTTTTTCAATATGACCTGAAATAGTAAGGAAAGCAACCCTTTTCCGCGGATTCGCAAAAAAGCGAAAACGATCAGAAACAGAATGGTATAAATCAAACATCCCGTTGTGTGGCGGGTATTGTTTAACGGGATGATGGGGTTGTAAGATTTCAGAGGGATATATTCTACCGAGTCTTTTTTTTCCTGAATGATCTGACAGGGATTTGCCTCTGCAAATGCAGGGTCAGAATGAATATATGTTGTATCTGTATTTCGCATTAAACCTGTATACGACATTTATACTGATTTCATGTGACCCTTCCGTATTCTTTGTCAGGTTTCCCAAGGACATATCGTAGGTGTAGGCCAAACGATATTGAAAGTTCTTCTTTTCGGAATTCAATTTTACTCCGAATTTGAAAATCAGAGCTTTATAGTTTTCATCCGAGTTGTTTAACAATTGGGAACTATACCATATTCCCGCAAATAACGGGTCGGTTGTCAGGTCACTTCCGACGACAAAATTATTGAAAGAAGAGGAAGATAACAACTTATCGCCCTGATTTTCGAATATTAATCCCGGACAAAGATACAAATAGCTTTTTTTATCGAGGCTGCGTAAGGAAGTACGAAGGAATCCGTTCCATTGGAAACTGACTTTTATGGGGAGTTTATAATCGTCTTCAATGAAATTGTCTTTTGGGCGGGTGAAGTGGCTTACGGAAAATCCGATGTAATTGGTCATGAATTCCTGGTAGTGGCGTTGCCAGGGGATACAAACCAGGGCTCCTGTACTGAAATCCCAGTAATTTTGCTTTTTTTCTATGCCTTGTAAATCCGGTTGAGGAAATATATTTCCATATATTTCGTGTAACTGTCCGGAAAAGATGTATTTGTTGAAATTCAGTTTTTCATGGTTATAACTTCCGCGAATTCCCAATTGGAAAAAGATATTTTTTTCTTTGTTGAAATAGCCTCTCCAGGAGTATGAAAGTCCTGCCGATGTCGATTTTATAAATCCTCCGCCTTCATCCCCGGAAATAAATGTCAGACCGAAACCATAGTTGTTGTATGTTTTCAGATCGGCGGAAAAGAAAACGGTAGAAAAGTTCCCGTCAAATTTCGGCCAAAGTTTCCGGTAAGTCAGCAAGCTGTTTAATTCCCCTTCATGCAATCCGACATAAGCCGGATTGTAATATGTCCGGTTTTCCCAAAATTGGGAGAAATTATAATCTTGTGCCAGGAGAGAAAATCCTGACCCAAAAAAGAAAATACAGAAGCATATTATTTTGTTTTCCCAGGTCCCTTTCATGCCATACAACCTAAATTGCTGCAATGATAGAAAAAAAACAGCAATATTTAATATTTTTTTAGAATAATATGTACTTTTACCCTACTTTATATTGGGTAAGGTATATGTATGTATAAAAATGTAATAATGAAAAGGGGACTTTTCTGTGTGCTCTGTGTGTTTGTATGCTTGAATTTTGCCTGGGGGCAACGTGTGGCTGAAGAAGTATGGACGGATACGATCGGTTATCAGCAATGGCAGGCCCGGTGGAGTGAGAAAGACGACACCGTTTGGTTCGTCAATTACCATTATTGGGAAGGGGTTACGACACAGCATGAGTTAGTGTTTAAATTTTTACAGGCAGATATGCCGTTGGGTTACGACCAGTTGGAGATAGATTGGGGAGACGCTACTTCTTCCGGAATACTTGTTTTTAACGGGGACGATCTGCAAGTGGAGCATACGTATGGTCGTGCCGGAATTTTCGATTTGAAAGTGACGTTGACTTCTTCATTGGCCTATCCTCCGCTTACTTTTTACCAGAAAGAATTTAATCAGGATTTACAGAAATGTGAGGTTGAGGTATTGAACAGGGAGCCGAAGAATCGTTGTATGGAGTATGAGCAGGATACGTTTTGGATAAAGCTGAAAGGTACGGAGGCAAATCCTCCGCATACAAAGTATACACTGACTTGCAATATTTCTTCCGAATTGGTAAGTGCGGCTGCAGCTAGAAAAGATACCCTGTTTGTTGCCGATACGACGAATATGCCCGATGTCTGGATGCTGATTATGAGAAAGCCTGTAGGGCAGTATGATTTATCGGTGGGGTTCCGCATGGTTTGTTCGGATCAGTTTTCCGCTTATTTCTTGTTTAACAATACAGATTTTACCCCTTTGTATATATACGACAAACCCAAATTGTCGGAAATTTTTAATTACGATTACGAGGCCGAGGAGCCGATAAGGATTTGTACGGGAAACGAGGCGTTTGTATGTGATAAGATATACAATAACATGTATATGGACTGGCAGGGCTTTCCTTCTTATATGGTCGGGGCGCAGATGAAGTTTACCTTTTACAGGGCGGAAGAACCGGTAAATCCGGTGTGGGAAGAGATTCCGGTCACCCACGATAAGACGGTCGTCGATTCTGCAAGATTGATTTTTAATGCTCCGGGATATTATAAAATAAAAATTATTGCGGAGAATTTTTGCGGCCGGGATACTTTAGAAACGGATTCTGTATTTGAAAGTATGCAAAAACGGCCGATCGAAGTGTATGAAAATGGGCTGGACCTGCCTTTGGCCTGTGTAACGGATCAGCTTTGTATAAAAGACAATCCGGTAATTACTTTGTCGGACCCCGCCCGGCGAATAAAATTTGAAAGATGGCCGGAATATAAGATTGAAGTTACCCGGTCCGGGACAGACGATGTGTCCGAACCGGTGGGTTATGAACTGGTTTCGCAACAGATGTTTAAAGCAGACGCTGAGGTGAGCTATCCGGAAGCTTGTGATTCGTCTAAAGTGAATCTGAAGATCAGAGAAGCCGGGGTTTTTGAAATCAAATTTACCCGGGAGCATAACGTGTGCGGGACTTCACAGGACGTATTTACGGTTTGTCAGGGAGGTATCCCGACTTTGGCCGGAGGTGCCCTGGTCGATAGTCTGATCAGTTCTTACGATATTGTGTTCCGCGGAGGACGTGCATCCCGTTGTGATACGTTCAGTTATGTTTTACAGGATTTTCAGGCAGCTATCGATTCCAATAATTTGTCGGTCGATTCTATTGCTTTTGTGTTTAAGAAAGGACTCGGGCCTTTGGATACGATGATTTTTCGGGAGGGCGATTTACAGATTTACCGTTTTGACAGTGTGACGGAAAATCTCAATTATATCGAAGTAAAAGCCCGGAATTATTGTGGTTGGAGCGATAGTCAGTCTCTCGGTTTTTATACGTTTATCAAGCCGGATGTCCGGTTGTTGCGCAACGGACTGGAGGATAACGATACGCTTTGTTCCGGAACAGATTATGAATATAAATTAGCCGGAACCATTCCGGAGTCTTATTATATCGAGACGATTTATACGAGGTTGAATCAGGATTTCAGACCAATAGACCGGCCTGTAGAAGAAACACAGGAGCATTTGTCATGGACCCGTCGCTGGGATTTTGTGGGTATTGCGGAAGAAAAGATTATACTTCGGCACGGCCTGTCTCCCGACGGTTGCATGCAGATATTGATAGATACTGTCTATATCGGCTTGTCTCCCGATGGCTTTAAATTTGCCGATAGTCTTCGCTATTGTGATCGTCAGACGGAAGTAACGGTGTCAGATTTGTTCAGTGAGGCCGCTACCGGTTATCGTTGGGCCGAATGGCAATGGCGGCAGTCGGATCCGGATTGGCAGAAAGCGTCGGCTTTACCGTCTGCCCTGACTTTTACTCCCGGAATGAACGATACGTTGTATGTGAAGTTGAGTCTGTCGAAAGGGTGTTATATAAGAGATTCGTTGATTTTTATTCCGAAGGCGGAACCTGTTTTCTCCGTTTTAAAAGAGCGGGATACATTTTGTGTGATCGGTACGGGAAACTATCCTGTGTGGGATCCGCTTGCTATGACTTTTCCGGCAGAACCCGGGGTGAAAGTGGATTTAAAGGTCGGCTCGGCGAATGCGGATGCGTCTTCCTTCCTTCTGGATAAAAAAGATATTCCGAGCGATTATCAGTTGGTGGTGACGACGGATTTCCCGGATTCCTTAAAAATGACGTATCGGGCTTATCATTCGGAAACGGATGTGGAGAATAGCTGTGTACTGGAACTTTCCCGTAAGCTTATATTACAGAAGCCCTATTTGCGTATTATGAAAACAGATACCCTGGATGATACTGCTCCCGGTAGGTATGATTTTACCCGAATGGATGGTTATATCGATTCGAAATATGTGGATGAGGCTACTTTTGTATGGAGTAAACGGGCTGATTTGACAGGGCATTTTGACGGAAACAGTTTTGTTTTGTCCGGAGAGGACCTGAAGGCAGATTCTTTGGTATTTTATCTGGAAGCTCAAGTCAGTTCCTCTTATTGCGGAGGTGAGATATTGAGAGACTCTCTGATTGTTTATAGTTCTTTACCGAAAATATACGGGGGAAAATGGGCTGTTTGTGACGATTCTCCCTGCCCTTTATGGGGGAAAGCATACGGCTATTTTATCGAGGAGACGAATCTGAAATGGAAGTTGTTGAATACCGGGGAGGGCTGGGGACGTATCGAGCCGGACCGGGGATTTGGTGTGGTTTATACGCCGGAACCGGGGAAAAGAGTCGGGAGCGGAGATACGGTAAAAATTGAACTGGATTATGCCGACGGTATGTTGAAAGATACGGTTTATCTGAAGATAAATGCGGCTTTGACATGGGCGCTCAATAGAGATACTTTAATTGCAAAGGAGCGTCAGATCAATGTCAACCGGATCGCTCCGGATTTCTTTACCTGTGATAATTATCAGCGGTTGGTCATTGAAAAAACCGGATTGAGTAACGATGCTTTTGTCGAAAGGGATTCCATCCTCAATTTCGGTATGTGGGATTTGGATTTCGGACGTAATTTTCAGGTAAAGACCAGAATTAAGATGATCGGTTTACCCGGTTGTCCGGATGCATATTCGGGAAATATAGAGATGATCGATCTGGTAAACGTACAGCCTCATGCCAGAACGATGATGAATCTTTGTGCGGGAGATTCGGTTGAAACGACCTCAATGTTCAATTATGAAGTCGCCGATCGCTATACCGTTTTTGAATGGGAAAAAGAAGGTGTTGACGGTAGTTTTAACGGGGATTCATCTTATTATTATGTTTCCGGTAACGGAGGCGATCATCGCTTGAAAATCGTTACCCGTAAAACTTGTACTTTTTACGACGGTACGGTTGCCGGTGCCGATTTCAGAAAAGAGAGTCTGGTTTCCGATTATTTCAAGACCTATCATAACCCGGGCCTTTCGATAGAGCGGAAACAGGATACATTATGCCCGGCAGAAGTGCAGGTTGAAAATATTATTGACCATTGGGGAGTTCGTTTGCAACGACCGGAATACATGACGGGGCATTTGTATTTTAACGACCGGAATTTATTGCCGTCTCAGATTTATCATTTCAATAAAAATGCGGGAGAGTCGGATACTGTCCTTGTTTCCGTGGATTTAGGCGCTTGCCGGTATATGGATTGGCAGGTAAAAGATACGGTTGTGTTGTATAAGCAAAGACAAATGATTACCGGTGAATTTGCAATTCCCGGACTTTGCGGAGAACGTTGGACCGATATCGACCGGCATACATTGAATTTGGTCGATTATTCCGGTTTGGAATGGAGCGCTGTCGGTGCAGATATTTCGATTGTAGACGGTAATCTTATGCCTCGTATTCAGGGGAAAGAAGATTTTGTTTCCGGTAGTGTAACCCTTACGGTAAAAGCTTCCGAGGGATGTCCTGAAGAAGTGTTGACCAGAGCATTTACCAGGACAGTTTTGCCTGAAATCGCTTTGGCAGATCAGGTGTTATGTCCTGAAGCCGGCATGGAAATAACGATTCCTGTTGCTTTTTTGAAAATGCGGGAAAATATCGATCGTATCGACTGGAAAATTTTCGGAACTGCAACTCCTTTTCTGACGACGGATAAAGAGACTGAAAGTATCGTTTATACTTTGACGGCTGCCGATGTAAGCCGGAATGACTTTGGTATTGTTGCAGAAGTATATGCCCCCGGTGTTTGTGCGGACGAGCCTACCGGTGATTCTGTAAACATTTCTTTCAGAGAGGTTCCGGAAATTGATATTTTGGAGTCTGTGCCTTTTGTATGTCAGGGAGATTCTGTGAGACTGGAACAGATAGCTGTGGGTACCGATAGTGAAGTGGTTTCCTGGCATGTCGTTTCGGGGGATGGCCGGTTGACAGATGAGTATTATCTTCCCGGAGAGGGAAACGGAGAGGTGCGTTTGCAGATTGTTGCCGGTGCTAAGTATGGCTGTCATATCACCAGGACGGAGGAGGTTGTTGTTCAAATCCGTCCGGCTCCGGTGCCGGGATTATTTACGGTTTCCGAACCGCGGTGTCCCGGTATGGAATTGGTATTTTCAACGGATGTGCCTGCCGGAAATTATGTCTGGGATTTTGCTGACGGTTCTTTGCCGGAAAGCGGAGCAATGCTTACCCATCGTTATGAAAAAGCCGGTATTTATCCGGTGATGCTGACTTCTCATTATGCTAACGGATGCGTTCGCTCCAGGAGGGAAAATGTGGTTGTGGGGGCTTTGCTGAAAGCCGGCTTGAATATTGTGCCCGAAACGGAAGATTGCCGTCAGATTGTTCGTTATGTTGAAAATACGACGGAAGGGGTTTGGACTTATGCAAAGATCAATTGGGGGGATTCGGATGAATGGCAGAATATAGAGGAAGGGAATCCTGAAATTATCGGACATCGTTTTACCAATGATTCGACGGTGGTATTGACTTATCCGATCCGGTTGATTGTCGGGAATGCCTGTCAGGAAGACACGGCATATACCGATTTGAAAGTATATCCTTTACAGGTTAAAGCCCGGATAGGAATCAGTGATGATCCGGCCTATGCTAAATGTTTCGGACAAAATTGGGGATTCTTGAACCGTTCGTTCGGGTTTGGAAATGCCCGGTATGAGGCTTTGTGGACGTTGGAGCCGGGTGTGGCTTATCAATCGAATTCCATTTCGGATTCGCTGGTGGAGCATCGGTTTACAAAGCCGGGAGAATATAAAATAACGTTAACGGTAAAAGATAAATGTAATTCGGATTCAATATCCCAGGTAATTACGGTTTTGGGAAATGATAAACTGGATTTCAGCATTCCCGGAGATGTATTGTGTTCCGACAGGGAGACTGCATTGAGTGTAAAACCGGAGTGGCGGGAGCATTTTTCAGGATTCCGTTGGGATTTTGGGGATGGTAGTCCGATTATTACGAACAAGGATTCCGTTGTTCATGTGTTTAAAAATGCCGGCTCGTATCGGGTGACATTAAAAGCGAATGCTTTATCGGAAGGATATTGTCCGGTAGAAAAAGTAAGTTCTGTCGTGATCCATAAAACGCCTGGGGCTGGAATTCGTGTGGAACCGGCTGCCCGGGGATGTGCCCCGGATACGGTTCGTTTTATCCGGGTGTTTCAGGGAGAAGAAACAAACGATCCTGCCGAACAGGTATATTGGGATTTCCGTAACGGAGTCACCGCTGCAAGTAATGATGTGGATGGGGTTGTGTTTGAATTGCCGGGAGAATATAAGGTATTGCTGAAGGTTACTTCCGGCGCGGGATGTGTGGGTTCGGATTCTGTATCGGTAATGACATTGGAAACGCCGGTTGCCGGATTTATTGTATCCGATACGTTGTTCTGTACGGATGACGGTGTGATTCAAATTGGTTTGGATAACCGTACCCCGGAACCGGAAAAGAATTCTTTCGAGTGGTCCTATAACGGCACTTTGTTTTCAAGATTGTTTCAGCCGGAAATATTGACACCTGCTCCTGAATTCGGGAAAATACAGATAAAATTGACGGCTTATAACAATGCGACCCGTTGTCCGGATGTCTTTGTCAAAGATGTCGTATCTTCCCGTCTGGTAAAAGCCGATTTCAGTGTTACGCCTCATGAAATCTGTGATGCAACTCCGGTACATTTTGAAAGTACGTCTTTGTACGGAGAAGGCGCAAGATGGGATATGGGAGATGGAAATATCATGACAGAAAGCAGTTTTGACTATCTTTATGAAGGTGAGGGAGTATATACGATAAGGATTGTAGCTAATAATGCGGAAGGTTGTGTATC
It encodes the following:
- a CDS encoding uroporphyrinogen-III synthase, producing MKIKKVLVSQPKPTTEKSPYFDLAEKYNLKLEFRPFIKIEGVTAKEFRQEKINILDHTAIIFTSRTAIDHFFRICGELRITVPDTMKYFCISEATAFYLQKYIVYRKRKIFYGDKKVDDMTKILLKHKTENFLVPLSDIHKENIPGLLDQLHLKYTKAILYKTVASDLSDIKDLKEYDIVAFYTPAGINSLFQNFPDFVQDTTIIAAFGPATAEAVEAAGLRLDIQAPTIKCPSMTMAIEEFIKKYNKENKIK
- a CDS encoding DUF4271 domain-containing protein, which encodes MRNTDTTYIHSDPAFAEANPCQIIQEKKDSVEYIPLKSYNPIIPLNNTRHTTGCLIYTILFLIVFAFLRIRGKGLLSLLFQVILKKKKYEIILNDGIIPNLVYYILALVLSFSAIAIGVTYIINQEVDFEYAFYIFGILLFYHIGILCIVRFISWTFNAHYAGEEVIVNLWVYHIWAGFLISPFIIALFFVKIFAIPLLLKIITICLALFYLVKFIRWVEILFVYRVSIFYMILYLCALEVIPVLILYKLLAY
- a CDS encoding PorP/SprF family type IX secretion system membrane protein, whose product is MKGTWENKIICFCIFFFGSGFSLLAQDYNFSQFWENRTYYNPAYVGLHEGELNSLLTYRKLWPKFDGNFSTVFFSADLKTYNNYGFGLTFISGDEGGGFIKSTSAGLSYSWRGYFNKEKNIFFQLGIRGSYNHEKLNFNKYIFSGQLHEIYGNIFPQPDLQGIEKKQNYWDFSTGALVCIPWQRHYQEFMTNYIGFSVSHFTRPKDNFIEDDYKLPIKVSFQWNGFLRTSLRSLDKKSYLYLCPGLIFENQGDKLLSSSSFNNFVVGSDLTTDPLFAGIWYSSQLLNNSDENYKALIFKFGVKLNSEKKNFQYRLAYTYDMSLGNLTKNTEGSHEISINVVYRFNAKYRYNIYSF
- a CDS encoding PKD domain-containing protein; the protein is MKRGLFCVLCVFVCLNFAWGQRVAEEVWTDTIGYQQWQARWSEKDDTVWFVNYHYWEGVTTQHELVFKFLQADMPLGYDQLEIDWGDATSSGILVFNGDDLQVEHTYGRAGIFDLKVTLTSSLAYPPLTFYQKEFNQDLQKCEVEVLNREPKNRCMEYEQDTFWIKLKGTEANPPHTKYTLTCNISSELVSAAAARKDTLFVADTTNMPDVWMLIMRKPVGQYDLSVGFRMVCSDQFSAYFLFNNTDFTPLYIYDKPKLSEIFNYDYEAEEPIRICTGNEAFVCDKIYNNMYMDWQGFPSYMVGAQMKFTFYRAEEPVNPVWEEIPVTHDKTVVDSARLIFNAPGYYKIKIIAENFCGRDTLETDSVFESMQKRPIEVYENGLDLPLACVTDQLCIKDNPVITLSDPARRIKFERWPEYKIEVTRSGTDDVSEPVGYELVSQQMFKADAEVSYPEACDSSKVNLKIREAGVFEIKFTREHNVCGTSQDVFTVCQGGIPTLAGGALVDSLISSYDIVFRGGRASRCDTFSYVLQDFQAAIDSNNLSVDSIAFVFKKGLGPLDTMIFREGDLQIYRFDSVTENLNYIEVKARNYCGWSDSQSLGFYTFIKPDVRLLRNGLEDNDTLCSGTDYEYKLAGTIPESYYIETIYTRLNQDFRPIDRPVEETQEHLSWTRRWDFVGIAEEKIILRHGLSPDGCMQILIDTVYIGLSPDGFKFADSLRYCDRQTEVTVSDLFSEAATGYRWAEWQWRQSDPDWQKASALPSALTFTPGMNDTLYVKLSLSKGCYIRDSLIFIPKAEPVFSVLKERDTFCVIGTGNYPVWDPLAMTFPAEPGVKVDLKVGSANADASSFLLDKKDIPSDYQLVVTTDFPDSLKMTYRAYHSETDVENSCVLELSRKLILQKPYLRIMKTDTLDDTAPGRYDFTRMDGYIDSKYVDEATFVWSKRADLTGHFDGNSFVLSGEDLKADSLVFYLEAQVSSSYCGGEILRDSLIVYSSLPKIYGGKWAVCDDSPCPLWGKAYGYFIEETNLKWKLLNTGEGWGRIEPDRGFGVVYTPEPGKRVGSGDTVKIELDYADGMLKDTVYLKINAALTWALNRDTLIAKERQINVNRIAPDFFTCDNYQRLVIEKTGLSNDAFVERDSILNFGMWDLDFGRNFQVKTRIKMIGLPGCPDAYSGNIEMIDLVNVQPHARTMMNLCAGDSVETTSMFNYEVADRYTVFEWEKEGVDGSFNGDSSYYYVSGNGGDHRLKIVTRKTCTFYDGTVAGADFRKESLVSDYFKTYHNPGLSIERKQDTLCPAEVQVENIIDHWGVRLQRPEYMTGHLYFNDRNLLPSQIYHFNKNAGESDTVLVSVDLGACRYMDWQVKDTVVLYKQRQMITGEFAIPGLCGERWTDIDRHTLNLVDYSGLEWSAVGADISIVDGNLMPRIQGKEDFVSGSVTLTVKASEGCPEEVLTRAFTRTVLPEIALADQVLCPEAGMEITIPVAFLKMRENIDRIDWKIFGTATPFLTTDKETESIVYTLTAADVSRNDFGIVAEVYAPGVCADEPTGDSVNISFREVPEIDILESVPFVCQGDSVRLEQIAVGTDSEVVSWHVVSGDGRLTDEYYLPGEGNGEVRLQIVAGAKYGCHITRTEEVVVQIRPAPVPGLFTVSEPRCPGMELVFSTDVPAGNYVWDFADGSLPESGAMLTHRYEKAGIYPVMLTSHYANGCVRSRRENVVVGALLKAGLNIVPETEDCRQIVRYVENTTEGVWTYAKINWGDSDEWQNIEEGNPEIIGHRFTNDSTVVLTYPIRLIVGNACQEDTAYTDLKVYPLQVKARIGISDDPAYAKCFGQNWGFLNRSFGFGNARYEALWTLEPGVAYQSNSISDSLVEHRFTKPGEYKITLTVKDKCNSDSISQVITVLGNDKLDFSIPGDVLCSDRETALSVKPEWREHFSGFRWDFGDGSPIITNKDSVVHVFKNAGSYRVTLKANALSEGYCPVEKVSSVVIHKTPGAGIRVEPAARGCAPDTVRFIRVFQGEETNDPAEQVYWDFRNGVTAASNDVDGVVFELPGEYKVLLKVTSGAGCVGSDSVSVMTLETPVAGFIVSDTLFCTDDGVIQIGLDNRTPEPEKNSFEWSYNGTLFSRLFQPEILTPAPEFGKIQIKLTAYNNATRCPDVFVKDVVSSRLVKADFSVTPHEICDATPVHFESTSLYGEGARWDMGDGNIMTESSFDYLYEGEGVYTIRIVANNAEGCVSEKTETVTVYPLPTVDFSWDKDNSVPGDIPGNTELPEIDNGGVRFTNLSDVFPKTWGDSLRYVWDFGDNSAVVTQESPYHRFRNNGVYEVVLKGITQYGCVDSVSDRISVSAVKGLFIPTAFAPGMPDDNMGEGGDYRGIARFQPKGVGLHTYKIQIYDAWGGCVWSSDKVENGHPAEYWDGTFNGAPVPKGNYTWKVSATFIDGSVWNNDGGKTEGSVMLIR